The following is a genomic window from Desulfobulbaceae bacterium.
CGGAGCTATTTAAGCTGAAGTTTCAACATGGTATTCGGCAACTTGACAATACTGCAAAGCTCTCTTTTATAAAGAAAGATATTGCACGTTTAAAGACGATTAAACGCCAGAAGGCCGAAACAGCTTGATTTGAATTCTTATTCACTCTTCCGCTAACATGATGCAGGTAAGATAATGACTGATCCTATTAAAAAAAGAAGAACATTAGAAGGGGTAGTTGTAAGCGATAAGATGACAAGTAGTATTGTCATTGAAACAGCACGATTAGTTCCTCATAAATTATATGGCAAAATGATACGTCGGCACAAAAAATATATGGCTGACGACCCTGAAAATATCTGCACAATCGGAGATCAGGTAATCATAGAAGAATGTCGTCCTTTGAGTAAGAATAAAAGATGGCGGTTGCGTGAGATTGTAAAAAAAGCTGATTAATATAGAAATTTTATATTTAGGTTTGTTACACCTACCCTAGGTATATACTTTGTTATATTAACCAGTTTTTTTATTAAATACCCTATAAATTTGCCTTTTGCTGTAGCACATTGCAAAGGAACTACATGGTAAAGTTATGATACAGACCGAAAGTGTATTAAAGGTTGCAGATAACTCGGGTGCGAAAAGTGTTCTCTGCATAAAGGTTTTAGGTGGTTCAAAAAGACGTTACGCACATGTAGGAGATGTGATTGTTGTTTCCGTACGTGAAGCGATTCCAAATTCGAAGGTT
Proteins encoded in this region:
- the rpsQ gene encoding 30S ribosomal protein S17, which produces MTDPIKKRRTLEGVVVSDKMTSSIVIETARLVPHKLYGKMIRRHKKYMADDPENICTIGDQVIIEECRPLSKNKRWRLREIVKKAD
- a CDS encoding 50S ribosomal protein L29 translates to MKISEMKELTEGEIAAKVIAMETELFKLKFQHGIRQLDNTAKLSFIKKDIARLKTIKRQKAETA